In Methanobrevibacter oralis, the sequence GACATTATATTTGGATTTTTCTTCATCGGTTGATGCTGTGGAATTAGAAAAAAACTTATCTGGTACTGAAGGTTTTAAATTGTACAATGAAACGGGCATAACTTTCACTATGTGGGCTTTTAGTGAGGTGGAACAAAGTTATTTTGAGGAAATTATTGGTAATATTGATTCACATTATACAAATTACACAGTTAATAAGTCTGGTGTGATTAACATAAGTATTGAAGATAATTATACTGCAGCTCAAGCTTTAAAATCATTTTCTGATTGGTATAAATTAGTTTATGGTGGAACCATGACTTATGCTCAGGTTCATGCTGTTTTAGTTGTTGATTCATCTTCATTAGACACTTTTGAAGAAAATTTACTTGAAAGAGGAATTGTTGCTTCACGAATTGATGGACCAATTCAAGATAGTATTAATGCTACAAATTCTTCAATGTTTACAAATTATGAATTTATATTAATTTGTGGTGGTGTAGGAGTAGTAGTTTCTGTTATTGGGATTTTCTTTGAATCATTTGTTATTGGTTGGAGAAAATTCAAAAAATTTCTAAGAGAAAAACGTAAACGGTAAATTCATGAAATCTGCAATCTTATTTTCAGGGGGAAAAGATAGTATAATGGCTTTGTATGAAGCTTTAAATAGGAATGAAGATGTTCAATATCTTCTTTCTATGAAATCTACAAATGATGAATCATACATGTTCCATGTTCCTAATATTCACTTAACTACTTTACTTGCAGAAGCACTTGATATAAAGTTAATGCTAGTTCCAACTAATGGTGTTAAGGAAAAAGAACTTGAAGATTTAAAACTAGCTTTTCAAAAACTTAAAAATTTAGGCATCGAAACTATATACACAGGTGCACTTTATTCAATTTATCAAAAATCAAGAATTGAAAAATTAGGTAAAGAGTTAGATTTAAAAATAATCTCTCCATATTGGCATGTTGATGAGTTAGAATACATACGAAAAATTGTATCAGTAGGTTTTAAAATTATAATAAGTAGTGTAGCTGCTTATGGTCTTGATGAATCATGGTTAGGTAGATTAATAGATGATGAAGCTATTGATGAGTTAGTTAAACTTAATGAAAAATATAAGATTAATATAGCTTTTGAAGGTGGAGAAGCAGAAAGTTTAGCTATTGATGGACCTATATTTAAAAAAAGAATTAAAATTTTAAAAGATAGAAAAGAATGGCACAGGGATAGTGGTGTGTATATTATTGAAGATGCTATCTTAGAAGATAAATGATTTATAAATCAATTTCTTCTAAAAATTTACTTATTTTATTAGTATAGCTTTCTAAATCGCTTTCATTTATAATGATCTTGTTAGATAATGATATTACATTTCCAATACCAAAATCTAATTCCATTTGATCTCTTTTTTTGAAATCATCATAACTTTTAGAGTCATCTTCCCGATTTCTTTTTTGTAATCTTTTGAAACGTAAATCAGGATTTGCAAAAATTGAAAGAACAATAAACTTTTTAAAGTTCTCTTTAAACATATCTACTTCAAATGGGCTTCTAATACCTTCAACGATGATAGGGGTTTCAATACCTTCTTCTCTGAGTTTTTTAATTTTTTTAATTGTTAATTCAGAAACAATATAATCTCCGTGTTCAGCTCTAAGATTTTGAGCAGTTTCTTTTGAGCTTTCACCTCTTTTTTTAGCTTTTTCACGAATAATATCTCCCATACTAACGATTATTGCACCTTTTTCACTAGCCATTTTTGAAACCAAGCTCTTCCCAGATCCAGGTAATCCAGATATTCCAATTATTTGCATTATTTTTCCTCAATTATTTAATTTAATTTGTTCTAATGATTCTTTAAGATTATCTTTATTATCAAAATCATTAATCATCTCAATTAAGACTTTTTTGTCTTGTGTTTTTAAGTCTTTAGCTATTTTAGTCATAAATGGGATAGCTCTAACAATATTGTCCATAATTGATATATTTGACATTTTTGATGTTCTAGATAATGGGTTTAAATCAATAGTTATTATATTTTTACCACTTTTTTTAAGTATTTCTGCTCTATCTCCATCTTCAAGAGGGATAAGAATTGTATCTGCTGAATATATTCCATTTTTACTAGCCGTAGCTCTAAGATTTTTAATTTCATTTAAATATTTAATTTCATCATCTAGACTTCCTAAAATATTTAAATATCCATGATTTTTATATAATTCGCTAATAAGTTTAACTCGTTTATCAGTTCTATAAAATAAATTAATTTCAATTTTTGCATTAACTGTCTTTGCAAATTTAATTATTTCATCAATAGCTAAAGCAGTTGTGTTTCCATTTACTGAAATAACTGGATTTTTTGATAATAACATAGTAGCTACTCCAGCATACATTGCTCTTTTAGCAGGATAGGTGGTTCTTTCACCAATTAAATAATCGAAAGCTTCTCCTCGTCCATGTGCAATCATTGCGGAGTCTGCTAAGTAACCATCTTTAGAAGCTTTTACAATTTTGTCTCTTAAAAGTAATGATTCATATCGTGGGTGTGATTTTGGTATCATGTCAACATCTCTATTTTAATTCAATTTCCATTTCTGCTAAATAACCTAAAAATGATGTAATTAATAAGGTAAGTATAACCATTGAAATAATATGCAATGGATAATCTTCAACGATTAAAGTTGTATTTTTAGGTAGTATGAAAAATAATAAATCACAAATGGTATCTACAATTATAAATATTATTCCAACTAATATTCCTTCGTAAGTCTCATTTTCTTCTATATTTCTAATATATAATATTCCAAAAAAACTAGTAACAATAACAATAACTACTGGCACTATAATTGTAATATAAGGAATATTATCTATAAAAATAGGATTTAACATAGTTGAAATAACATAAGTTAAGAACCATATTAATATTCCATATATAATAGCTAATTTTAATTTCATAATACAACCTTAAAAAAACAATTAATAATTATTTATTGTTTTGAAATATTTATATTTTTTAGATATTTTTATTTTATATTAATTTAATTAAATAGTGCTGGAGAGTGTAGGATTGAATTTTTATGGAAAAATATAGATAGAAAAATATGGTTAGATATTTCAAGAGCAATAATGATTATTCTTGTTGTATGTGGTCATTGTGACAGTTTTTATTTCTGAAGTATTCAGAAATTTACATGTTTATTTTTATAAGTGATCTTTTTTCATTTTTAAAAAAGAAGAGTTGTTCCAATTTATAAATATCATTTAATTTATGAATTAAGGTCATTGTAATAAACTGATAAGTTTAGGAGTATTTTAGCACATGGTCAAAAGAATTTACCAAATTATTGCATTTCATTTGTTTTGTTTAAAATTGTGATGTTGTTCAATTATTTAATGGATATATTGATTTTGGTCAGTTAGCTATTCTTAATAGAGCTACAATGATAATCTTTGTTATTTAGTACTTGTTTTATGTGGAGTATTTAATCCATTATTAAATAAGTTACATTTTATTAAAAAAGTAAAAAAAGATTTATTTTATCTTAATTAAAAATTAGGGTAGTTAGGTGAATTAATAATACTATTAATCACCTAACAGCTTGTTATTACAAGCTTTTGAGAAACGAATTCTAAATTTGGCTGTTTAATCTATCTCTGGTTACATAATGTAACCATAATATTAATTATGCTTTTAACATATATAAAGTTATTCAAAATTTATAAAAACTCAACTTAACTTTATTATAAACTTTATATTAATTTAAAAATATACTAATTAATGAATGACACACAATAATGAACATGAAAATTATTTGTTAAATAATATTTTGGCAAATTCAATATCTTCAAAAAATCCTTCAAATGAAGCTAAAGAACTGGCAAGAAAAAATTCTTATTCTTATTTTGAAGATTTAAAAAATAACCTCTTAATATCTTATAATGGTATGAAATTAACAGATATTAAAGGAAGCAAAGTAATTGGCACTGATTATGGTGAAACATTAAAAATCATTGACAAACAAAAAATTGATTTCAATTTAAAAGATAATGATTTCAAAAATCAAATGAATCATAATCTTAAATTACTTCCAGGTATTGGAATTAAAACTGAAGAAAAACTAAAAAATGAGGGATTTAAAACAATAAGCTCTCTTAAAAACCATGATAAGTATTCAAATAGTGCATCTAAATTAATGTCCAATATTGATGAAATGTCTTTTTCACAAGTTGTTGATTTGTTAAGTGAAAATAAATATACTAAAAAATGTAGGAACAATTTAATTAAATGCATAAGTCTTACAGATTATGAAAACCTTAAATTTATGGATATTGAAACATTAGGACTTTCAAATGTTCCAATTATATTAATTGGTGTTGCTGAGATTAAAAATGATAAAATAATCTCCTCACAATATTTTTTAAGGGATTATTCAGAAGAATCGGCTATTATTGATGCATATTTATCTCATTTAGATGAAGATTCAGTTCATTTAACCTTTAACGGTAAAAGATTTGATGTGCCATTTATTAGAAATAGATGCTTGTACAATAGAATTGATCTAAAAATGAGATTACCACATGTTGATTTAATGTTATTCGCAAGAAATTTATGGAAAGATCAGATTCCAAATTTCAAACTCCAAACAATAGAAAAAGAACTATTTGGAATAGAAAGAGTTGATGATGTTCCAGGTCAGTATATTCCTGATTATTATAAAACTTATTTATCAAAAAACAATATTGGGTCGATGATTCCAATAATAGAACATAATCGTCAAGATATTGTTTCACTAGCTAGTTTTTTAATGAAAATGTATGGGGATGTAAATTAATATGGGATTTTTAAACAGATTTAAAAAAGATAAAAAGGAAGAAAAAAAGCCAAAAAATATTAAAAGTATTGATGAAATACCTCAAGACCAAATTGATCTTAAAAAAATAGCTATGACTAGTAAAGATAGAAATGAAAGAGCTTTTGCTGCTGATAATATCACTAACCAATATGTTTCACTAGATTTAGCTAAAAATGTAACTGATAGGGCCATTAGATTAATTGCAATTAATAATGTTAAAGATAAAGATTTATTATGGGATGCAGCTTTAAATTCAAAATTTTATGATGTTAGAAGTTTTGCCTATGAAAGATTAGGTGAAAACAACAAATCAATAGCAGAAATTGTAATCAACAAAAAAAGACAAACAAATGTTACTGAAATGTTTAACAAAATTGAGGATGAAGAAACTCTTAAATGGATAGCTAGTGACGCTATTGATAAAAAATATAGGCGTGAAGCTTTGGAAAAAATCGAAAATGAACGTTTATTAATAGATTTAGCATTAAACGCTAATGATAAATTTATTAGGAAATCTGCTGTAAATAAAGATCAATTTATAAAAGAAGATGTTTTAGAAAGAGTAGCTATTGAAGATAATGATGAAGAAGTTAAAATTGCAGCTGTAAATAAGTTAAGAAGTGAAGAGAGATTAGCTAATATTGTTAAAAATGAAGAAAATGCTAAAATAAGAAATATTATTTTTGGTAAAATCAAAAATCTTAATCTTTTAAGAGACATTGCAATAAATTCAGAAAAATCTGATGTAAGATTAGATTTAGTAAATAAAATAGATAATTTTGAATTAATAGAAGAAATAGCTTTAAATGATGTTGATAAAGTAATTAGAACAGAAGCCTGTAAAAGGATAGAAAATCAAGAAATATTAATTAAAATAGCTTTAAATGATGAAGATAGTTTTGTTCGCCAAACTGCTGTTAGCCACATTTCTGATGTAGCTATTCTTATAGATATTGCACTTAATGATGAAGATCAATTTGTAAGAAATCATGCTATTTCAAATCCAAACTTATGTGATGAAAAAGATTTTACTTATATAACAATAAACAATCATCATGAAGAAAGTGCTTTAGAAGCTATGAAGCATATTAATAGTGAAAAATATTTTATTGAAATATTACATGATGCTAAAATAGAATCAGTTAAAAGGGCTACATTAAAACATATCGATGATTTAAAAGAGTTGGTTCTAATAGTTTTAAATAATTCTGATGAAGAATTCAGTTTAAAAACTTTAGATAAAATTACTGATCAAGAAATTTTATTTAAGATATATGAAAAAAATGTATCTGAAAACATTTCAGTTTCAGCAGTTTCTAAAATAAAATCTCAAAAAGTATTAATTAATTTAATTAAAGATGAAGAATCTTGGAGAATTCGTGAAGCAGCTGTTAAAAACATTTCTAATAAAAAAGTTTTAAAAGAAGTTTCTATTTCTGATGAAAGTGAATATGTAAGAAATGTTGCTAAAAATAGATTATAGAAAATAAAAATTATACTTACCTAAAAACTTATTTATGTATATATTAAATAAGTTAATGTTGTAAGAATTTTTTGGTGATACAATGGAATTAATGAAAGAACTTTCTTTAGCACCCGGTGTATCTGGATCTGAAGATGAAATTGCTAAAATTATTGAAAGAGAATTAAAAGATGTTGCTGATAAAATCGAAAGAGACAGTATGGGAAACATTATAGCCACTAAAAAAGGTGAAAAGAAGGCTCCATCTGTAATGTTAGCATCTCACATGGATGAAATTGGATTAATGGTGAGATATATCGATGATAATGGTTTTGTCAAATTCTCAAATATTGGTGGAATTAATGATCAAATGTTAATGAATCAGACAGTAACTATCCACAGTAGTATTGGAGAAGATATTGTTGGTGTAATCGGTTCAAAACCACCTCATGTTACTAAAGCTGAGGAAAGAAATAAGGTGGTTAAAGCTGATGATATGTTCATTGATATTGGTGCAAAAGATAAAGAAGATGCAGAAAAAATGATCCGTATTGGAGATAAAATGACTTTCAATTCATTATTTGAGTTTTATCCTAACAATTTAATCATGGGTAAAGCATTAGATAATCGTGTTGGTTGTTATGTGATGATGGAAGTTTTAAAAAGAGTTAATACAAGAGCTACTGTTTATGGTGTAGGTACTGTTCAAGAAGAAGTAGGTCTTAAAGGTGCTAAAACTTCAGCATTTAAATTAAATCCAGATTTAGCTATTGCTCTTGATGTAACTTTATCTGGTGATCATCCGGGAATTAAATCAGAAGAAGCTCCGGTTGTTATAGGTAAAGGTCCAGCTATTATTCTAGCAGATGCAAGTGGACGTGGAATATTAACTCAACAATCTATAAAAGATTTACTTGTTAAATCTGGTGATGAAAATGAAATTCCATACCAACTTGAGGTAAGTGATGGAGGAACTACTGATGGAACTGCAATTCATTTAACTCGTGAAGGAATTCCAACTGGTGTTTTATCTGTTCCTACTAGATACATTCATACTCCTGTAAGTGTTTGTAGTATGGAAGATATTGAATCTACTATTCAATTAATTACAGCGGCTATAAATTCTTTATGAATAGTTAGTAGTGATTAAAGGTACTTTTAGTACCTATTACTTTTAATCATCAAATAAAATCATTTTTAATTTTACTTTTAAGTTGCTCCCAAATTAGTTGTTCATCACCACAACCAGTAATTATTATATTTTTATATTTTGATTCTTTTATTAGTTTTTCAATGCTTATTACTCTTTTTTCGATTTCTTTGTTTTCACATGGACTAAAATTTGCGTTAAATTCATTTTTGATTTGATTATAATACGTTTCTGCAGCATCTATGGAGGTTCTTCCTGGAACAATAACTAAATGATTTGGTTGGATTAATTTAATTGATTCAATGTGGTCTTCAAAGATTTCTTCTTCACCTATATCTGGTGTTGTATATATAAATTCTACTTCATCGTTAAGATATTGTTTCATAAGTAAGATATTAGCTTTTAAAGCATCTCCATTGTCTCCTTGTCCAAGTCCAATATTTTTTCCACTTGGGGTGATAATAACTTCAAATCTTCCTGGAGGTACAATATTCATTGTAAGTGATGAAAAGATTTTCTTTGCTGTTGTTTCAATTTTTTCAGGGCTTGGTGTAAAGCTAGCATATGTGGTTAGTGAACATAATGTATTGTATAAATTATGAATTCCAAATGGAGGAAGGTTAGTATTAAACTTAAAAAAAACATTCTCTTTTTCGCAGTAATTATAAACATTGCCTTCAATTGTGATATTCCATTGTGTAGGTTCTATTTTTAAATCAGTAATTTTTACATCTGGTTCTGGTCTTTTAAACCCACATTCACATTCATATATTCCGCGATGATTCATAAAATTTTTATGATATTTAATTTCTTTTTTACATACAGGGCATTGAATTGGGGATTCATTAAAGAAATCTTCAATATCTAAATCACAATCAAAGCCATAATAATTGACTTTAATATCTTTTTCTTTGTTTTTTCCAATAAATGCGGTTCTTGGATCATCACTATTAACAATCACTATTCCTTTTTTCATATTTTTACAAAGAGCGCTTTTTGCATCAAAATATCTTTTAAATGGGTTTTTTACACCAAGAACTTGTGTGTGCTCTCTAGATATTGTGGTGTATACTACTCCAATAGGATCTAAAAGTTTTTGAATTTTTTCAGGTATTCCATGTTCAAAATTACGTATACCATATTCAAATACTCCAATTTTTGCATTGTTTTTAAGTAATCCAGTTGCAATTGCATTTATAGTATTACTTTCAAAATTATAACAAATATCTGTATCATTTGCGAGTAATTTTATTAACATCATGGTTGTTGTAGTTTTACCGTTAGTGCCAGTCAATATTATAGAACCTATTTCTGGTTCTTGAGCTAGATTATTTAAAGCGTCATATGATCCAAATTTTAAAAATAACCAACCTGGAAAACTTTTTCCCATACCTCCTTTTAGACCTACAAGTTTTATTCCTAATTTTCCCATTAATTTAGCAAATCTGTATCTTATAATATTTGTCATATAAACATTATGTATATTTTTATTATTATTTAAATACTATTATTATTTATTTATTTTAAATAGTATTCATTAATTAATATTATTTAATGTTTTTTGTTTATTTCACATTGTTATATTCTTTATAATTTTCTTTAATGTTTCTTATTTTAATTAGTTCGCTTTGTCTTGAATAGTTATTAAAAAAGCTATTATTGAATATTCAAAAAAATTTAAAGATCATTTTCAAGTTTTCTAACGACCTTTGCAGGAACACCTAAAACTAGAGAGTTGTCTGGAATATCTTTAGTTACAACAGCTCCTGCTCCAACAACAACATTATTTCCAATGTTTACTCCAGGGAGTATTGTTACATTACCACCTAACCAAACATCATCACCAATTTTAATTTCTGATGCTTGTCCTAAGTGCTGACGACGTTTTTTTGGTGTTAATGGATGACCAACAGTAGTAATTAATGTATTTGGGCCAATCATTACATTATCTCCAATATACACTTCTTTAATATCTAAAATTGTCAAATTAAAATTTCCTGTGAAATTATTACCTATATGAATGTTTTTACCATTATCACAGCTAAATGTCTTTCCAATCCAGACTTTTTCACCAACAGAGCCTAACATTTCTTTTAAGAAAGCATATTGGGCATCTAAATCTTCATCATCAATGCTATTGTAAATTTTACAGTTTTGAACTGCCTTTAATTTTAATGCAGTGACTTCTTCATCATCGTAACAATATTCAAGACCGGCTTTCATTTTCTCAATTTCTTTCATAGTTAATTATATTA encodes:
- a CDS encoding diphthine--ammonia ligase, which encodes MKSAILFSGGKDSIMALYEALNRNEDVQYLLSMKSTNDESYMFHVPNIHLTTLLAEALDIKLMLVPTNGVKEKELEDLKLAFQKLKNLGIETIYTGALYSIYQKSRIEKLGKELDLKIISPYWHVDELEYIRKIVSVGFKIIISSVAAYGLDESWLGRLIDDEAIDELVKLNEKYKINIAFEGGEAESLAIDGPIFKKRIKILKDRKEWHRDSGVYIIEDAILEDK
- a CDS encoding AAA family ATPase, with amino-acid sequence MQIIGISGLPGSGKSLVSKMASEKGAIIVSMGDIIREKAKKRGESSKETAQNLRAEHGDYIVSELTIKKIKKLREEGIETPIIVEGIRSPFEVDMFKENFKKFIVLSIFANPDLRFKRLQKRNREDDSKSYDDFKKRDQMELDFGIGNVISLSNKIIINESDLESYTNKISKFLEEIDL
- a CDS encoding phosphopantothenate/pantothenate synthetase; this translates as MIPKSHPRYESLLLRDKIVKASKDGYLADSAMIAHGRGEAFDYLIGERTTYPAKRAMYAGVATMLLSKNPVISVNGNTTALAIDEIIKFAKTVNAKIEINLFYRTDKRVKLISELYKNHGYLNILGSLDDEIKYLNEIKNLRATASKNGIYSADTILIPLEDGDRAEILKKSGKNIITIDLNPLSRTSKMSNISIMDNIVRAIPFMTKIAKDLKTQDKKVLIEMINDFDNKDNLKESLEQIKLNN
- a CDS encoding ribonuclease H-like domain-containing protein, whose amino-acid sequence is MTHNNEHENYLLNNILANSISSKNPSNEAKELARKNSYSYFEDLKNNLLISYNGMKLTDIKGSKVIGTDYGETLKIIDKQKIDFNLKDNDFKNQMNHNLKLLPGIGIKTEEKLKNEGFKTISSLKNHDKYSNSASKLMSNIDEMSFSQVVDLLSENKYTKKCRNNLIKCISLTDYENLKFMDIETLGLSNVPIILIGVAEIKNDKIISSQYFLRDYSEESAIIDAYLSHLDEDSVHLTFNGKRFDVPFIRNRCLYNRIDLKMRLPHVDLMLFARNLWKDQIPNFKLQTIEKELFGIERVDDVPGQYIPDYYKTYLSKNNIGSMIPIIEHNRQDIVSLASFLMKMYGDVN
- a CDS encoding HEAT repeat domain-containing protein, with protein sequence MGFLNRFKKDKKEEKKPKNIKSIDEIPQDQIDLKKIAMTSKDRNERAFAADNITNQYVSLDLAKNVTDRAIRLIAINNVKDKDLLWDAALNSKFYDVRSFAYERLGENNKSIAEIVINKKRQTNVTEMFNKIEDEETLKWIASDAIDKKYRREALEKIENERLLIDLALNANDKFIRKSAVNKDQFIKEDVLERVAIEDNDEEVKIAAVNKLRSEERLANIVKNEENAKIRNIIFGKIKNLNLLRDIAINSEKSDVRLDLVNKIDNFELIEEIALNDVDKVIRTEACKRIENQEILIKIALNDEDSFVRQTAVSHISDVAILIDIALNDEDQFVRNHAISNPNLCDEKDFTYITINNHHEESALEAMKHINSEKYFIEILHDAKIESVKRATLKHIDDLKELVLIVLNNSDEEFSLKTLDKITDQEILFKIYEKNVSENISVSAVSKIKSQKVLINLIKDEESWRIREAAVKNISNKKVLKEVSISDESEYVRNVAKNRL
- a CDS encoding M42 family metallopeptidase, with translation MELMKELSLAPGVSGSEDEIAKIIERELKDVADKIERDSMGNIIATKKGEKKAPSVMLASHMDEIGLMVRYIDDNGFVKFSNIGGINDQMLMNQTVTIHSSIGEDIVGVIGSKPPHVTKAEERNKVVKADDMFIDIGAKDKEDAEKMIRIGDKMTFNSLFEFYPNNLIMGKALDNRVGCYVMMEVLKRVNTRATVYGVGTVQEEVGLKGAKTSAFKLNPDLAIALDVTLSGDHPGIKSEEAPVVIGKGPAIILADASGRGILTQQSIKDLLVKSGDENEIPYQLEVSDGGTTDGTAIHLTREGIPTGVLSVPTRYIHTPVSVCSMEDIESTIQLITAAINSL
- a CDS encoding Mur ligase family protein gives rise to the protein MTNIIRYRFAKLMGKLGIKLVGLKGGMGKSFPGWLFLKFGSYDALNNLAQEPEIGSIILTGTNGKTTTTMMLIKLLANDTDICYNFESNTINAIATGLLKNNAKIGVFEYGIRNFEHGIPEKIQKLLDPIGVVYTTISREHTQVLGVKNPFKRYFDAKSALCKNMKKGIVIVNSDDPRTAFIGKNKEKDIKVNYYGFDCDLDIEDFFNESPIQCPVCKKEIKYHKNFMNHRGIYECECGFKRPEPDVKITDLKIEPTQWNITIEGNVYNYCEKENVFFKFNTNLPPFGIHNLYNTLCSLTTYASFTPSPEKIETTAKKIFSSLTMNIVPPGRFEVIITPSGKNIGLGQGDNGDALKANILLMKQYLNDEVEFIYTTPDIGEEEIFEDHIESIKLIQPNHLVIVPGRTSIDAAETYYNQIKNEFNANFSPCENKEIEKRVISIEKLIKESKYKNIIITGCGDEQLIWEQLKSKIKNDFI
- a CDS encoding sugar O-acetyltransferase gives rise to the protein MKEIEKMKAGLEYCYDDEEVTALKLKAVQNCKIYNSIDDEDLDAQYAFLKEMLGSVGEKVWIGKTFSCDNGKNIHIGNNFTGNFNLTILDIKEVYIGDNVMIGPNTLITTVGHPLTPKKRRQHLGQASEIKIGDDVWLGGNVTILPGVNIGNNVVVGAGAVVTKDIPDNSLVLGVPAKVVRKLENDL